A part of Haloarchaeobius sp. HME9146 genomic DNA contains:
- a CDS encoding TatD family hydrolase, protein MAELDTPVLDNHMHLDPAHGRGIEAVKDFARVGGTHLLVVNKPSWHLGDLPAERSDFRHVFETTIDVVADATTELPGRAWPVLGVHPGLVSKLVDAGHSPTDARDLMQAGLDLAAEYVDDGKALALKSGRPHYEVSDAVWDASNDVMRHAFRLGAREKCAVQLHTEGSDDLTEVAEWAEAAGLDRTHVVKHYAGGKLAGPIPSVMSEKDRLELAAERDDHFLMETDFVDDPDRPGAVLGPKTVPRRVRWLLEEGYDEAVHRAHVETPRLVYDIDTEATL, encoded by the coding sequence ATGGCCGAACTCGACACGCCGGTACTGGACAACCACATGCACCTCGACCCGGCGCACGGGCGCGGCATCGAGGCCGTGAAAGACTTCGCGCGCGTCGGCGGCACCCACCTGCTCGTGGTGAACAAGCCGTCGTGGCACCTCGGCGACCTCCCGGCCGAGCGCTCGGACTTCCGGCACGTCTTCGAGACGACCATCGACGTGGTCGCCGACGCGACCACCGAACTCCCCGGCAGGGCGTGGCCCGTCCTCGGCGTCCACCCCGGGCTCGTCTCCAAACTCGTCGACGCGGGGCACTCCCCGACAGACGCCCGCGACCTCATGCAGGCCGGACTGGACCTCGCCGCCGAGTACGTCGACGACGGCAAGGCACTCGCGCTGAAGTCCGGCCGTCCCCACTACGAGGTCTCCGACGCGGTCTGGGATGCGTCCAACGACGTGATGCGCCACGCCTTCAGGCTCGGCGCTCGCGAGAAGTGCGCCGTCCAGCTCCACACCGAGGGCTCCGACGACCTCACCGAGGTCGCCGAGTGGGCCGAAGCGGCTGGCCTCGACCGCACGCACGTGGTGAAGCACTACGCAGGTGGCAAACTCGCTGGCCCGATCCCGAGCGTGATGAGCGAGAAGGACCGCCTCGAGCTGGCGGCCGAGCGCGACGACCACTTCCTGATGGAGACCGACTTCGTCGACGACCCCGACCGCCCGGGTGCGGTCCTCGGCCCGAAGACCGTCCCCCGCCGGGTCCGCTGGCTGCTCGAGGAGGGCTACGACGAAGCGGTCCACCGGGCCCACGTCGAGACGCCCCGGCTGGTGTACGACATCGACACCGAAGCGACCCTGTGA
- a CDS encoding S8 family serine peptidase, with amino-acid sequence MADDSNQPSPSRRTFLQATGIAAGAAALPGLTAATPGRSPGPKEDELLVGVAASASVADAKAAITSDLPANADVVHENDELGYMAVKLPDQAAAQANSSVAEAMKQKPGVKYVEENKTHYALGTPNDPKFDGQYAPQQVRAPTAWDTTQGSSDVTIAVVDQGVMYDHPDLSARFGSDKGQDFVDSDSDPYPDSMSDEYHGTHVAGICAGTIDNGTGIAGMSNSTLLSGRSLSEEGSGSTADIADAVQWAADQGADIINMSLGGGGYTDTMKNAVSYAVNNGALPICAAGNAGEGSVDYPAAYNECVAVSAVDENEDLASFSNYGSKIDVAAPGVDILSCWTNDDGQRSADIPGKYARISGTSMACPAAAGVAALGLAADPGLTVSELRSKLKSTAVDIGLSSDEQGAGRVDAANIVGGGGGGGGNSGPTADIAGGSRTVTVGDSVSFDGSGSSDSDGSISSYEWDFGDGSSATGATTSHSYGSSGDYTVSLTVTDDDGASSSTSVTVTVESDGGSGSCGDTSSGGSADGSLSGYWDSDSYSYTADLADPCQVTVTLDGPYDADFDLYVTKDGRTPSTSDYDERSITQDSNEQIVIDTVSSGQEFGILVDSYSGSGSYTVSVEELGK; translated from the coding sequence ATGGCAGACGATAGCAACCAGCCGTCCCCAAGCCGACGTACGTTCCTACAAGCAACCGGTATCGCCGCAGGTGCGGCAGCCCTCCCCGGCCTGACCGCCGCAACGCCGGGACGCTCCCCCGGACCGAAGGAGGACGAACTCCTCGTGGGCGTCGCCGCGAGTGCGAGCGTGGCCGACGCGAAGGCAGCTATCACAAGCGACCTCCCCGCGAACGCGGACGTCGTTCACGAGAACGACGAGCTCGGCTACATGGCCGTCAAGCTCCCCGACCAGGCCGCCGCGCAGGCGAACTCCTCCGTCGCAGAGGCGATGAAACAGAAGCCCGGCGTGAAGTACGTCGAGGAGAACAAGACGCACTACGCGCTCGGGACCCCGAACGACCCCAAGTTCGACGGGCAGTACGCGCCCCAGCAGGTGCGCGCACCGACCGCCTGGGACACGACCCAGGGGAGCTCGGACGTGACCATCGCCGTCGTCGACCAGGGCGTCATGTACGACCACCCCGACCTCTCCGCTCGCTTCGGCTCGGACAAGGGTCAGGACTTCGTCGACTCCGATTCGGACCCGTACCCGGACTCGATGAGCGACGAGTACCACGGTACCCACGTCGCCGGCATCTGCGCGGGCACCATCGACAACGGCACGGGCATCGCCGGCATGTCGAACTCCACGCTGCTCTCCGGGCGCTCGCTCAGCGAGGAGGGCTCCGGGTCGACGGCCGACATCGCGGACGCGGTCCAGTGGGCCGCAGACCAGGGCGCGGACATCATCAACATGAGCCTCGGTGGCGGCGGCTACACGGACACGATGAAGAACGCAGTCAGCTACGCCGTCAACAACGGCGCGCTGCCCATCTGTGCCGCCGGGAACGCGGGCGAGGGCTCCGTCGACTACCCCGCCGCGTACAACGAGTGTGTCGCGGTCTCCGCCGTCGACGAGAACGAGGACCTCGCGAGCTTCTCGAACTACGGCAGCAAGATCGACGTGGCTGCACCCGGCGTCGACATCCTCTCGTGCTGGACGAACGACGACGGGCAGCGCTCGGCAGACATCCCGGGCAAGTACGCCCGTATCTCGGGCACCTCGATGGCCTGTCCGGCCGCCGCGGGTGTCGCCGCACTCGGCCTCGCGGCCGACCCGGGCCTCACCGTGTCGGAACTCCGTTCGAAGCTCAAGAGCACGGCGGTCGACATCGGCCTCTCCTCGGACGAACAGGGCGCGGGCCGCGTCGACGCCGCGAACATCGTCGGCGGCGGTGGCGGCGGTGGCGGTAACTCCGGCCCGACCGCGGACATCGCGGGCGGTTCGCGCACGGTCACGGTCGGTGACTCCGTCTCCTTCGACGGCTCCGGCTCCTCTGACTCCGACGGCTCCATCAGCTCCTACGAGTGGGACTTCGGTGACGGCTCGTCCGCCACGGGCGCGACGACCTCGCACTCCTACGGGAGTTCGGGCGACTACACCGTCAGCCTCACCGTGACCGACGACGACGGCGCGAGTTCGTCGACCTCGGTGACCGTCACGGTCGAGTCCGACGGCGGCAGTGGCTCGTGCGGCGACACGTCCTCCGGTGGCTCCGCCGACGGCTCGCTCTCGGGCTACTGGGACAGTGACAGCTACTCGTACACGGCCGACCTCGCCGACCCGTGCCAGGTCACGGTGACCCTCGACGGGCCGTACGACGCCGACTTCGACCTGTACGTGACCAAAGACGGGCGCACCCCGAGCACCAGCGACTACGACGAGCGCTCGATCACCCAGGACAGCAACGAGCAGATCGTCATCGACACCGTGAGCTCCGGGCAGGAGTTCGGCATCCTCGTCGACTCCTACTCCGGCTCCGGCAGTTACACCGTCTCCGTCGAGGAGCTCGGCAAGTAA
- a CDS encoding S8 family serine peptidase, whose product MTDDNSQSWARRTFLKATGAAGAAAVLAGVTSATPGRDPGPKEDELLVGISASTSMSTAQSRVQDALPSNAQVVHRNDGLGYMAVRLPDQAAAQADSAVAKAMKKKAGVKYVEENKTHYAFATPNDPDFGDQYAPQQVRAPQAWDTTLGSSDVTIAVVDQGVMYDHPDLSAAFGSDKGQDFVDSDSDPYPDSMSDEYHGTHVAGICAATTDNSTGIAGMSNSSLLSGRALSEQGSGSTADIADAVKWAADQGADIINMSLGGGGYTDTMKNAVSYAADAGVTIICASGNDGSSSVSYPAAYDECMAIGAVDENEDLASFSQYGPNQSVVAPGVDILSTWTENVSQYGGKYNKISGTSMACPAAAGVAALGLAANPDWTNTQLRSKLKETAVDIGLSSDKQGAGRVDAANLVDAGGDGGGGGDGNTAPTVDISASSATVTVGQDVTFDGSGSSDSDGSISSYEWAFGDGATATGATATHAYDTAGDYTATLTVTDDDGASSSDSVAITVESSSGGSCGDATSGGSADGYLYGYYDSDSYTYDLDLADPCQVTISLNGGNWSDFDLYVTKDGRTPSTYDYDKRSITQDSNEQITLDDVSAGQTIGILVDSYSGSGSYTVSVEELGK is encoded by the coding sequence ATGACAGACGATAACAGTCAATCGTGGGCACGGCGTACCTTCCTGAAAGCGACGGGTGCAGCGGGCGCAGCCGCTGTTCTCGCAGGCGTCACATCGGCGACGCCCGGTCGCGACCCCGGACCGAAAGAGGACGAACTCCTCGTGGGTATCTCGGCATCGACCAGCATGTCGACCGCCCAGTCGCGCGTCCAGGACGCGCTCCCCAGCAACGCACAGGTCGTTCACCGGAACGACGGCCTCGGCTACATGGCCGTTCGACTCCCCGACCAGGCCGCTGCACAGGCCGACTCCGCCGTCGCCAAGGCGATGAAGAAGAAGGCGGGCGTGAAGTACGTCGAGGAGAACAAGACGCACTACGCGTTCGCGACCCCGAACGACCCCGACTTCGGTGACCAGTACGCACCGCAGCAGGTCCGTGCCCCCCAGGCGTGGGACACGACCCTGGGAAGCTCGGACGTGACCATCGCGGTCGTCGACCAGGGCGTCATGTACGACCACCCCGACCTCTCGGCCGCCTTCGGCTCCGACAAGGGCCAGGACTTCGTCGACTCCGATTCCGACCCGTACCCGGACTCGATGAGCGACGAGTACCACGGCACCCACGTCGCCGGCATCTGTGCCGCGACCACCGACAACAGCACCGGTATCGCCGGCATGTCGAACTCCTCGCTCCTCTCCGGGCGCGCACTCAGCGAGCAGGGCTCCGGGTCGACGGCCGACATCGCCGACGCCGTCAAGTGGGCAGCCGACCAGGGCGCGGACATCATCAACATGAGCCTCGGTGGCGGCGGCTACACGGACACGATGAAGAACGCCGTCAGCTACGCCGCAGACGCGGGCGTCACCATCATCTGTGCGTCCGGGAACGACGGCTCCAGCTCGGTGTCGTACCCGGCGGCCTACGACGAGTGTATGGCCATCGGTGCAGTCGACGAGAACGAGGACCTCGCGAGCTTCTCGCAGTACGGTCCCAACCAGAGCGTCGTCGCCCCCGGTGTGGACATCCTCTCGACGTGGACCGAGAACGTCTCGCAGTACGGCGGCAAGTACAACAAGATCTCCGGCACCTCGATGGCGTGCCCGGCCGCCGCCGGTGTCGCCGCGCTCGGCCTCGCCGCGAACCCCGACTGGACGAACACCCAGCTCCGTTCGAAGCTGAAGGAGACGGCCGTCGACATCGGTCTCTCCTCGGACAAGCAGGGTGCCGGTCGCGTCGACGCCGCGAACCTCGTCGACGCAGGCGGCGACGGTGGCGGTGGCGGCGACGGCAACACGGCCCCGACCGTCGACATCAGCGCGTCCTCCGCGACTGTCACGGTCGGCCAGGACGTCACCTTCGACGGCTCCGGCTCCTCGGACTCCGACGGGTCCATCAGCTCCTACGAGTGGGCCTTCGGTGACGGCGCGACCGCGACCGGCGCGACCGCGACCCACGCCTACGACACCGCCGGTGACTACACGGCGACGCTGACCGTCACGGACGACGACGGCGCGAGCTCGTCCGACTCCGTCGCCATCACCGTCGAGTCCAGCAGCGGTGGCTCCTGTGGCGACGCCACCTCCGGCGGCTCCGCCGACGGCTACCTCTACGGCTACTACGACTCCGACTCCTACACGTACGACCTCGACCTCGCCGACCCGTGCCAGGTCACCATCTCGCTGAACGGTGGCAACTGGTCCGACTTCGACCTGTACGTGACCAAAGACGGGCGCACCCCGAGCACCTACGACTACGACAAGCGCTCGATCACCCAGGACAGCAACGAGCAGATCACCCTGGACGACGTGAGTGCTGGACAGACCATCGGCATCCTCGTCGACTCCTACTCCGGCTCCGGCAGTTACACCGTCTCCGTCGAGGAGCTCGGCAAGTAA
- a CDS encoding NYN domain-containing protein, protein MNERFRRLLPGTEPHPRARIGLFVDGPNVLRDEFDVDLDDVREAARAEGDLVVTRLYLDEHATPGLIQAAEARGYEVIVTSGDVDVKLAIDATEAAVTEAIDTLAIVSRDTDFKPVLETAGRHGLRTLAIAPGEYGRSDALQNAANDAIVLQ, encoded by the coding sequence ATGAACGAGCGGTTCAGACGGCTCCTGCCGGGCACCGAGCCCCATCCTCGTGCACGAATCGGCCTGTTCGTGGACGGGCCGAACGTGCTCCGTGACGAGTTCGACGTGGACCTCGACGACGTGCGCGAGGCCGCTCGAGCCGAGGGCGACCTCGTCGTGACGCGACTCTACCTCGACGAGCACGCCACGCCGGGGCTCATCCAGGCGGCCGAAGCCCGGGGCTACGAAGTGATCGTGACGAGTGGCGACGTCGACGTGAAACTCGCCATCGACGCCACCGAAGCCGCGGTGACCGAGGCGATCGACACCCTCGCCATCGTCTCGCGAGACACCGACTTCAAACCGGTCCTGGAGACCGCGGGCCGACACGGCCTGCGCACGCTGGCTATCGCGCCGGGCGAGTACGGCCGGTCGGATGCGCTCCAGAACGCCGCGAACGACGCTATCGTCCTGCAGTAG
- a CDS encoding S8 family serine peptidase, with protein sequence MADDDTPQFGRRQFVKATGAVAGAAALGGVVSATPGRKPGPKEDEVLVGVSAGVDRRATVEQAVPGNAEIVHENDTLSYVAVKFPSTASDAARENFIEAVTKKDGVKYAEPNTTHTTMLSPNDPQFGDQYAPQQVKSDQAWDTTLGDSSVTIAVIDTGAQYDHPDLAGNYKSNPGRDFADGDSDPYPDVPSDEYHGTHVSGCAAAVVDNGTGVAGQGNSSLINGRSLDESGSGSTSDIADAVQWAADQGADVINMSLGGGGYTSTMKNAVSYAQNNGSLIIAAAGNDGSSSVSYPAAYSECMAISAVDSNENLASFSQYGDSVELCAPGVDVLSTTTEARGSYERLSGTSMATPVTSGVAGLTLAKWSSLANNELRSHLKNTAEDIGLSSSQQGSGQVDAYAAVTTDPSDGGDGGGGGGGGGGDSTTATVSDSLAGYWDYDDWSYAWEYSDPSQVVVELDGPADADFDLYINTGTTTNASPSNYDYASYSTDSQESITIDAPDDSTDMQIDVDSYSGSGSYDLTITEYQ encoded by the coding sequence ATGGCAGATGATGACACCCCACAATTCGGGCGGCGACAGTTCGTCAAAGCAACCGGTGCAGTCGCAGGCGCTGCCGCACTCGGCGGCGTGGTGAGTGCAACTCCCGGACGCAAACCGGGTCCGAAAGAGGACGAGGTCCTCGTCGGCGTCTCGGCAGGCGTCGACCGGCGTGCCACCGTCGAACAGGCGGTCCCCGGCAACGCCGAGATCGTCCACGAGAACGACACACTCAGCTACGTCGCGGTGAAGTTCCCGAGTACGGCCAGTGACGCGGCTCGTGAGAACTTCATCGAGGCGGTCACGAAGAAAGACGGCGTGAAGTACGCCGAACCGAACACGACCCACACGACGATGCTGTCGCCGAACGACCCGCAGTTCGGCGACCAGTACGCCCCCCAGCAGGTCAAGTCCGACCAGGCGTGGGACACCACGCTCGGTGATTCCTCGGTCACCATCGCGGTGATAGACACGGGCGCACAGTACGACCACCCAGACCTCGCGGGCAACTACAAGTCCAACCCCGGCAGGGACTTCGCCGACGGCGACTCCGACCCGTACCCGGACGTCCCCTCCGACGAGTACCACGGCACCCACGTCTCCGGCTGTGCCGCAGCCGTCGTCGACAACGGCACCGGCGTCGCCGGGCAGGGCAACTCCTCGCTCATCAACGGCCGCTCGCTCGACGAGAGCGGGAGCGGTTCCACCAGCGACATCGCGGACGCGGTCCAGTGGGCAGCCGACCAGGGCGCAGACGTCATCAACATGTCCCTCGGTGGCGGCGGCTACACGAGCACGATGAAGAACGCGGTGAGCTACGCCCAGAACAACGGCTCGCTCATCATCGCCGCCGCAGGAAACGACGGCTCCAGCTCGGTGTCGTACCCGGCGGCCTACAGCGAATGTATGGCCATCTCGGCGGTCGACTCCAACGAGAACCTCGCCAGCTTCAGCCAGTACGGGGACAGCGTCGAACTGTGCGCCCCCGGCGTGGACGTCCTCTCGACGACCACCGAGGCCCGCGGCAGCTACGAGAGGCTCTCGGGCACCTCGATGGCGACGCCGGTCACCTCCGGTGTGGCCGGGCTCACCCTCGCGAAGTGGTCGAGCCTCGCCAACAACGAGCTCCGGAGCCACCTGAAGAACACGGCCGAGGACATCGGTCTCTCCTCGAGTCAACAGGGTAGCGGCCAGGTCGACGCCTACGCCGCAGTCACGACCGACCCGTCCGATGGCGGCGACGGCGGTGGCGGCGGCGGTGGCGGTGGTGGCGACTCGACCACCGCGACCGTCAGCGACTCCCTCGCGGGCTACTGGGACTACGACGACTGGTCCTACGCGTGGGAGTACAGCGACCCGAGCCAGGTCGTCGTCGAACTCGACGGGCCGGCCGACGCCGACTTCGACCTCTACATCAACACGGGGACGACGACGAACGCCAGTCCCTCGAACTACGACTACGCCTCCTACAGCACCGACAGCCAGGAGTCCATCACCATCGACGCGCCCGACGACTCGACCGACATGCAGATCGACGTGGACTCCTACTCCGGCTCCGGCAGCTACGACCTGACCATCACGGAGTACCAGTAA
- a CDS encoding adenylate kinase yields MSKPHILILGAPGAGKGTQSKHIVETFGVEHVTTGDALRGNKDMDISDMDTEYDTPREYMEQGDLVPDEVVNAIVEEALSSADGYVLDGYPRNLEQAEELAEMTDLDVILHLDVDRSELTDRLTGRRVCTECKTNYHVKYNQPEEAGVCDECGGDLHQRDDDTEEAVANRLDVFEENTVPVIEFYEGRDEFAAIDGNQAPDAVWADVKAAIEARAE; encoded by the coding sequence ATGAGCAAACCACACATCCTGATACTCGGTGCGCCCGGGGCAGGTAAGGGCACGCAGTCCAAGCACATCGTCGAGACGTTCGGCGTCGAGCACGTCACCACCGGCGACGCGCTCCGCGGGAACAAGGACATGGACATCAGCGACATGGACACGGAGTACGACACCCCGCGAGAGTACATGGAGCAGGGCGACCTCGTCCCCGACGAAGTCGTCAACGCCATCGTCGAGGAGGCGCTCTCCAGCGCCGACGGCTACGTCCTCGACGGCTACCCGCGTAACCTCGAACAGGCCGAGGAGCTCGCCGAGATGACCGACCTCGACGTCATCCTCCACCTCGACGTGGACCGCAGCGAACTCACCGACCGCCTCACCGGTCGCCGCGTCTGTACGGAGTGCAAGACGAACTACCACGTCAAGTACAACCAGCCCGAGGAAGCGGGCGTCTGCGACGAGTGCGGTGGCGACCTGCACCAGCGCGACGACGACACCGAGGAGGCCGTCGCGAACCGCCTCGACGTGTTCGAGGAGAACACCGTGCCTGTCATCGAGTTCTACGAGGGCCGCGACGAGTTCGCCGCCATCGACGGGAACCAGGCACCCGACGCCGTCTGGGCTGACGTGAAGGCCGCCATCGAAGCGCGCGCAGAGTAA
- a CDS encoding DUF106 domain-containing protein — translation MAWTADKVASFIEDNPEMAEALTVLMDASDDGDRALEWKDVKDTNGMDSGRWGRLIQTDLLVDSDDGFKIADPEAVQTALDGDLTVSSSSVELDETSSGSSWRTEDKVAGVVALAMMAGYYYTPIRNVVGSTIDVVFQPLNNVLPFYAVILAIALLTGLYSTLLQANMVDQSKVKGIQKKMQDINEREKAAKERGDDDALDKIQEEKMDALGDQGEMMKENFRPMAWIMLLTIPAFLWMYWMIRDGHLDTAIEGGMVMPIFGEHGWQEGVGPMPAWIIWYFLCSMGFTQLIRKTLDLDATPT, via the coding sequence ATGGCGTGGACAGCGGACAAGGTAGCCTCCTTCATCGAGGACAACCCCGAGATGGCCGAGGCGCTCACCGTCCTCATGGACGCGAGCGACGACGGCGACAGGGCCCTCGAATGGAAGGACGTCAAGGACACGAACGGGATGGACAGCGGCCGGTGGGGTCGACTCATCCAGACCGACCTGCTCGTCGACAGCGACGACGGGTTCAAGATCGCCGACCCCGAGGCCGTCCAGACGGCCCTCGACGGGGACCTCACGGTCAGCTCCAGTAGCGTCGAACTCGACGAGACGAGCAGCGGGTCGAGCTGGCGCACCGAGGACAAGGTCGCCGGGGTCGTCGCGCTCGCGATGATGGCCGGGTACTACTACACCCCCATCCGGAACGTCGTCGGCAGCACCATCGACGTGGTGTTCCAGCCGCTGAACAACGTACTCCCGTTCTACGCGGTCATCCTCGCGATCGCCCTGCTCACGGGGCTCTACTCGACGCTCCTGCAGGCGAACATGGTCGACCAGAGCAAGGTCAAGGGCATCCAGAAGAAGATGCAGGACATCAACGAGCGCGAGAAGGCCGCCAAGGAGCGCGGCGACGACGACGCGCTCGACAAGATCCAGGAGGAGAAGATGGACGCGCTCGGCGACCAGGGCGAGATGATGAAGGAGAACTTCCGCCCGATGGCGTGGATCATGCTCCTCACCATCCCCGCGTTCCTCTGGATGTACTGGATGATCCGTGACGGCCACCTCGACACGGCCATCGAGGGCGGCATGGTCATGCCCATCTTCGGCGAGCACGGCTGGCAGGAGGGCGTCGGCCCGATGCCGGCGTGGATTATCTGGTACTTCCTCTGCTCGATGGGCTTCACGCAGCTCATCCGGAAGACGCTCGACCTCGACGCGACGCCGACGTAA
- a CDS encoding DUF106 domain-containing protein, whose translation MTTTVGTTIRENPGLAAALEAIMDESDDGEETVEWKDIKDRDAIDSGQWGRLIQTDALVERENGFAIADPDAVAEALESDATAGSSSADLDESSGSSWRTADKVAGLVSLTLMTGYYFSPIRTVVGGAVDVVFQPLNDVLPFYAVILSLALVTGLFTSLLQAKMVDQSKVKGIQQKMQDINEREQAAKERGDDDALEQIQQEKMDAIGDQGEMMKENFRPMAWIMLLTIPAFLWMYWMIRDGHLDTAVEGGMILPFVGETGWREGVAGPMPAWIVWYFLCSMGFSQLIRKPLDLNATPT comes from the coding sequence ATGACCACTACAGTCGGAACGACCATCAGGGAGAATCCCGGCCTGGCTGCCGCCCTCGAGGCCATCATGGACGAAAGCGACGATGGCGAGGAGACGGTCGAGTGGAAAGACATCAAGGACAGGGACGCGATAGACAGCGGGCAGTGGGGTCGACTCATCCAGACCGACGCGCTGGTCGAACGGGAGAACGGGTTCGCAATTGCCGACCCAGATGCAGTTGCCGAGGCACTCGAATCGGACGCCACGGCTGGCTCCAGTAGCGCCGACCTCGACGAAAGCAGCGGGTCAAGCTGGCGAACCGCCGACAAGGTCGCTGGGCTGGTCTCACTGACGCTGATGACGGGGTACTACTTCTCTCCGATTCGGACCGTCGTCGGAGGGGCGGTCGACGTGGTGTTCCAGCCCCTCAACGACGTGCTCCCGTTCTACGCGGTCATCCTCTCACTCGCACTCGTCACTGGTCTCTTCACGTCCCTGCTACAGGCGAAGATGGTCGACCAGAGCAAGGTCAAGGGCATCCAGCAGAAGATGCAGGACATCAACGAGCGCGAGCAGGCCGCCAAGGAACGCGGCGACGACGACGCCCTCGAGCAGATCCAGCAGGAGAAGATGGACGCAATCGGGGACCAGGGCGAGATGATGAAGGAGAACTTCCGCCCGATGGCCTGGATCATGCTCCTCACCATCCCCGCGTTCCTCTGGATGTACTGGATGATTCGCGACGGCCATCTCGACACCGCCGTCGAGGGCGGAATGATCCTTCCCTTCGTCGGTGAAACCGGCTGGCGAGAGGGTGTCGCCGGGCCGATGCCGGCGTGGATCGTCTGGTACTTCCTCTGCTCGATGGGGTTCAGCCAGCTCATCCGGAAGCCACTCGACCTCAACGCGACCCCGACGTAA
- the cmk gene encoding (d)CMP kinase, whose protein sequence is MLLTVSGPPGTGKSTTAAGLAEAFDLEHISGGDIFRELAAERDMTPLEFNKLAEEDEQIDIDLDRRLREIAHERDGVVLESRLAGWLAGDTADFRFWLDAPLSVRGERIADREEKSPETAAEETQAREASEAKRYQEYYGIDIGDRSIYDVCLNTARWDADTVVDILVGAVDAHDGDTDEGKSAVEFDYEF, encoded by the coding sequence ATGTTACTGACCGTCTCCGGACCGCCGGGAACAGGCAAGAGCACCACGGCTGCCGGGCTGGCCGAGGCCTTCGACCTGGAACACATCTCCGGCGGCGACATCTTCCGCGAACTCGCCGCCGAGCGGGACATGACGCCCCTGGAGTTCAACAAGCTCGCCGAGGAGGACGAGCAGATAGACATCGACCTCGACCGACGACTGCGAGAGATCGCCCACGAGCGCGACGGCGTCGTCCTCGAATCCCGCCTCGCGGGCTGGCTCGCCGGCGACACCGCGGACTTCCGCTTCTGGCTCGACGCCCCGCTCTCGGTCCGCGGCGAGCGCATCGCCGACCGCGAGGAGAAGTCGCCCGAGACCGCCGCCGAGGAGACCCAGGCCCGCGAGGCCAGCGAGGCCAAGCGCTACCAGGAGTACTACGGCATCGACATCGGCGACCGTTCTATCTACGACGTCTGTCTCAACACCGCCCGCTGGGACGCCGACACCGTCGTCGACATCCTCGTCGGAGCCGTCGACGCCCACGACGGTGACACCGACGAAGGCAAGAGCGCGGTCGAGTTCGACTACGAGTTCTAA
- a CDS encoding RNA-guided pseudouridylation complex pseudouridine synthase subunit Cbf5 — MSLRAPPDDRSPEELLEFGVVNLDKPPGPSAHQVAAWVRDEAGVEQAAHSGTLDPKVTGCLPMLLGDATRMAQVFLEGSKEYVSVLELHGTAPGDFEATVAEFEAPIYQKPPRKSAVSRRLRVREVYDLDVLEIEDRKALLRIECESGTYIRKLCHDIGLAAGTGGHMGHLRRTATDPFDDSTLVTLEDLWDALAFYREEDDESWLRDVVQPAERALEHLPHVTIAPNAAEQVANGAPVYAPGVIDVDDDAESGDLVACFAPQGTAVCLGRFVGEKGADSGVVVELERVLV; from the coding sequence ATGAGTCTTCGCGCACCGCCCGACGACCGTTCGCCCGAGGAACTGCTCGAATTCGGCGTCGTCAACCTCGACAAACCGCCGGGACCCTCCGCACACCAGGTCGCCGCGTGGGTCCGTGACGAGGCCGGCGTCGAGCAGGCCGCCCACTCCGGCACGCTCGACCCGAAGGTGACGGGCTGCCTGCCGATGCTGCTCGGCGACGCCACCCGCATGGCACAGGTGTTCCTCGAAGGCTCGAAGGAGTACGTCAGTGTACTCGAACTCCACGGGACCGCCCCCGGGGACTTCGAGGCCACTGTCGCCGAGTTCGAGGCACCCATCTACCAGAAGCCGCCGCGCAAGAGCGCGGTCTCGCGTCGCCTGCGCGTGCGCGAGGTGTACGACCTCGACGTGCTCGAGATCGAGGACCGCAAGGCACTCCTCCGCATCGAGTGCGAGTCCGGCACCTACATCCGCAAGCTCTGCCACGACATCGGGCTCGCCGCGGGCACCGGCGGCCACATGGGCCACCTCCGGCGCACCGCGACCGACCCCTTCGACGACTCGACGCTCGTGACGCTGGAAGACCTCTGGGACGCCCTCGCGTTCTACCGCGAGGAGGACGACGAGTCCTGGCTCCGCGACGTGGTCCAGCCCGCCGAGCGGGCACTGGAACACCTCCCACACGTGACCATCGCACCGAACGCTGCCGAGCAGGTCGCGAACGGCGCACCGGTGTACGCCCCGGGCGTCATCGACGTGGACGACGATGCCGAGTCCGGTGACCTCGTTGCCTGCTTCGCCCCGCAGGGAACCGCGGTGTGTCTCGGACGGTTCGTGGGCGAGAAAGGAGCAGACTCCGGCGTCGTCGTCGAGCTGGAGCGCGTCCTCGTCTGA